GGCCACGCAAGTTTCGTATTTTTTTTCCCGGCAAAGTTCTATTAAGGATACGATATCGAAGTCTTCTTTGTGCGATTGGCTCATTTTCTTAGATTCCCTGGAGGAAGTGAGTGGAATGTTAGACCAGACTGAGGGGTGGGGGTCAGATGTCAAGGGAAAGTTCGAAAACTGGCTTTACAGACCTTCTCCTAGTCCAAACCATGGGGAAGGACCGTCCAACATATGGGATTTATGAAAGCCTCCCTCATTTTAACTGTTAGTTTATGTCTCATTAGCTGTGCCCCGGCGAAATCTTCCTATTTTGGAGAGGAGTCTTGGGCCGGGCTTACTGCCTCTGGTGCCGAAATTTCTTTTTCCAGGTTGGAAAAAGAACAAATCGCCATCAATGTTTATTCGCCTGACTGTGTTCCTTGTTGGAAAGAGATACCTGCTCTCAATCTTTTGCATGCAGAAATCGAAAGTCGGTTTCCTTCGAAAGCATTTTACATGGTTGTCGATCCATATCAGATCGTTCCGGATGTAACCGACGAGCGTCCGTTTGGTGAAGTGTATCAATTGGCAAAAGCAAGAATGGAAGTTGAAGTTAAAAATCGAAAAATTCAAGTTCCAATTTTGTTTATGAAACCACCTTTTCGTGTAAAGGAAGGGGGTTTGATCACTGGGACTCCGGAAACTATGTTGTTTGTAACAAAACCTATGCGATTGTATTATAATTTTTTAGGATCAATTTCAGAACAAACATCGACTGATCTCATTCGAAAAGAAGCCAAGTTCAATTTTTTTCGTTATCAATTTGGAATGGAATCATTATGAGAGCAGTATTCATAAGATTTATCGATTGTGAAGGTCCAGGAATTTTAGAACCCTTACTTCGCGAAGCAGGATATCGTATTAGTTATCAAAATGCTTATGACAGGCGAATTCATTTGATGCCAGAAATTCATTTGAATTTTGATTTGATTGTCATGTTAGGTGGTCCGCAATCAGTTGCTGATCCGGCGAAACAAGAGTTTTTTAAACCTTATTATGATATTGTAAACAACGTAATTGCATTACCCAATAAAAAATTAATAGGGATTTGTTTGGGTTCTCAGATCATTGCAAGGGCTTTAGGTGCAAATGTGCGGCCTGGTACGAAAGGTCCTGAAACAGGTTTTTCTGATTTGCAACTATTAAAACCAGAACATCCTATTTTTAAAGGTATAGAAAAAGATTCAATCCTTGCATTTCACCTTCACGAAGATATCTTTGATATTCCCGTTGGTGCGGATCATTTACTTGCGAGTGATTTTTATGCAAACCAAATGTTTTCTTATAAAAATAAACTTTTTGCTTTCCAAACTCATTTAGAACCTACTTTAGAAATGCTGAATGTATGGCAGTCTGTACATAAAGATTTTATTGCAAAAGGAACTGGCGATTTTTCTGAAATTGCAGATAAACA
The sequence above is drawn from the Leptospira harrisiae genome and encodes:
- a CDS encoding type 1 glutamine amidotransferase, which codes for MRAVFIRFIDCEGPGILEPLLREAGYRISYQNAYDRRIHLMPEIHLNFDLIVMLGGPQSVADPAKQEFFKPYYDIVNNVIALPNKKLIGICLGSQIIARALGANVRPGTKGPETGFSDLQLLKPEHPIFKGIEKDSILAFHLHEDIFDIPVGADHLLASDFYANQMFSYKNKLFAFQTHLEPTLEMLNVWQSVHKDFIAKGTGDFSEIADKQRVMAETAKTIFRNIIKL